A region of Lycium barbarum isolate Lr01 chromosome 3, ASM1917538v2, whole genome shotgun sequence DNA encodes the following proteins:
- the LOC132633355 gene encoding auxin-responsive protein IAA1-like, translated as MSSERAKSTNHLRETDNSGLNYETELTLGLPGESRKQISGTKRRTSDVTELSLGSSNNCKDDHSKNEISTGRAKPLAKTQVVGWPPVRSSRKNVIEKCKYVKVAVDGAPYLRKVDLEMYDSYLKLLNALQKLFTNCLTICNFQSESKLMDLTNGVEYVPTYEDKDGDWMLVGDVPWKMFVDTCKRIRLMKSSEAVGLAPRTPVKSSSTS; from the exons atgtcatcGGAAAGAGCTAAATCAACGAACCACTTGCGGGAGACAGATAACTCCGGCCTCAATTATGAAACTGAACTCACTCTCGGTTTACCCGGCGAATCAAGAAAGCAAATCTCCGGCACAAAACGTAGAACCTCCGACGTTACAGAATTAAGCCTAGGAAGTTCTAATAACTGCAAAGATGATCACTCAAAAAATGAAATCTCTACTGGAAGAGCCAAACCTCTTGCAAA GACACAAGTAGTGGGATGGCCGCCTGTAAGATCATCCAGGAAGAACGTTATAGAAAAGTGCAAGTACGTGAAGGTGGCAGTTGATGGAGCTCCTTACTTGAGAAAAGTAGATCTGGAGATGTACGACAGTTACCTGAAACTGTTAAATGCTCTGCAAAAATTGTTTACTAATTGCTTAACTATCT GTAATTTTCAAAGTGAGAGCAAGCTTATGGACCTTACAAATGGTGTAGAATATGTACCAACTTATGAAGATAAAGATGGGGACTGGATGCTTGTTGGAGATGTTCCTTGGAA AATGTTTGTTGATACGTGTAAGAGAATCAGGTTGATGAAGAGCTCGGAGGCTGTTGGATTAG CTCCAAGGACACCCGTGAAATCCTCGAGTACAAGTTAA